A window of the Terriglobales bacterium genome harbors these coding sequences:
- a CDS encoding CocE/NonD family hydrolase, which translates to MILSARMRATAPLILFVALACVGNSAAQAPAQSPASALPSEMPPKYNEATDSFDYVKRDVMIPMRDGVKLHTVIIVPKGAIHAPILLTRTPYSAKKLTSHSDSSHMGPILAGYDNATDVIIEGGYIRAVQDVRGKYGSEGDYVMNRPLRGPLNPTPVDHATDTYDTIDWLVKNVPESNGRVGILGISYDGFLPLMALVNPHPALKVSVPMNPMVDGWMGDDWFHNGAFREQGLGYIHDQEASRDSSLKWWTSHYDMYDEFLAAGSAGELGRQHGLEQVGFWRKILEHPSYDAFWQDQAVDKLLAREPLKVPVMLVHSLWDQEDIYGDIAVYKAIKPKDTGNDKVFLVLGPWHHGEEIRDGSSLGDIKFNSDTALYFRQHILGPFLARYLKDGASGPDVAPVTAFETGTNRWVRLQAWPAGCANGCAPRPTPLYLGAGLKLGFTAPKDGETAFDEYVSDPAHPVPFRLRPIDSDYASHGKTWSQWLADDQREFSSRTDVLAFVSDPLAAPLKISGQPVVNLVASTSGTDSDWVVKLIDVYPDEVAAEPSMGGYQLMISADIFRGRYRESLETPRAIASGRALLFRWTLPTANHVFLPGHRIMVQVQSSWFPLYDRNPQTFVPSIFWARPKDFVKATQRVYHAPGQASFIDLPMVSGW; encoded by the coding sequence ATGATTCTCTCTGCCCGTATGCGCGCTACCGCTCCACTGATCCTGTTCGTCGCCTTGGCGTGCGTTGGAAACTCCGCAGCGCAGGCACCGGCGCAGTCGCCCGCTTCCGCTCTGCCCAGCGAGATGCCGCCCAAGTACAACGAGGCCACTGACAGCTTCGATTACGTCAAGCGCGACGTCATGATTCCCATGCGCGATGGTGTGAAGCTGCACACTGTCATCATCGTTCCGAAGGGCGCAATCCATGCGCCTATCCTGCTCACCCGCACACCATACAGCGCCAAAAAACTCACCAGTCACAGCGACAGCTCTCACATGGGCCCAATACTGGCCGGATACGACAATGCCACCGATGTCATCATCGAGGGGGGATACATTCGCGCCGTCCAGGACGTGCGCGGCAAATACGGTTCCGAGGGTGATTACGTGATGAACCGCCCCCTCCGCGGCCCTCTGAACCCGACGCCCGTCGATCACGCTACCGACACTTATGACACCATCGACTGGCTGGTGAAGAACGTTCCCGAAAGCAATGGCAGAGTTGGCATTCTCGGCATCTCCTACGACGGCTTTCTCCCCCTCATGGCCCTCGTCAACCCGCATCCGGCCCTCAAGGTTTCCGTCCCCATGAACCCGATGGTGGACGGCTGGATGGGCGACGACTGGTTCCATAACGGCGCCTTCCGCGAGCAGGGTCTCGGCTACATCCACGACCAGGAAGCTTCGCGCGATTCCAGCTTGAAGTGGTGGACCAGCCACTACGACATGTACGACGAGTTCCTGGCAGCTGGTTCTGCCGGCGAGCTCGGCCGCCAACATGGTCTGGAGCAGGTCGGATTCTGGCGCAAGATCCTGGAGCACCCCAGCTACGACGCCTTCTGGCAGGATCAGGCCGTGGACAAGCTTCTTGCCCGGGAACCGCTCAAAGTCCCGGTCATGCTCGTGCACAGCCTTTGGGACCAGGAGGACATTTACGGTGATATCGCTGTCTACAAGGCGATCAAGCCCAAAGACACCGGCAACGACAAGGTATTTCTTGTTCTTGGTCCGTGGCATCACGGAGAGGAAATCCGCGACGGCAGCAGCCTTGGCGACATCAAGTTCAACAGCGATACCGCGCTCTATTTCCGGCAGCACATTCTGGGGCCGTTTCTCGCCCGCTATCTCAAGGACGGGGCTTCCGGTCCTGACGTCGCCCCCGTCACTGCATTCGAAACCGGAACCAACCGGTGGGTGCGGCTGCAGGCCTGGCCCGCCGGATGCGCCAACGGCTGCGCGCCGCGTCCGACGCCGCTTTACCTCGGCGCTGGTCTGAAACTCGGTTTCACCGCGCCCAAGGACGGCGAGACCGCATTCGACGAGTACGTCTCCGATCCCGCCCATCCGGTGCCGTTCCGCTTGCGCCCGATCGATTCCGATTACGCCAGCCATGGCAAAACCTGGTCGCAGTGGCTTGCCGATGACCAGCGCGAATTCTCCAGCCGCACCGACGTTTTGGCTTTTGTCTCCGACCCGCTGGCCGCTCCGCTGAAGATCAGCGGTCAGCCTGTCGTCAACCTCGTCGCCTCCACCAGCGGCACCGATTCCGACTGGGTGGTGAAGCTCATCGACGTTTATCCCGACGAGGTTGCCGCGGAGCCCTCGATGGGGGGATATCAGCTGATGATCTCCGCCGACATCTTCCGCGGCCGTTATCGCGAAAGCCTCGAGACGCCCAGGGCCATTGCTTCCGGCAGGGCGCTGCTTTTTCGCTGGACGCTACCCACCGCCAACCACGTTTTCCTGCCCGGCCACCGCATCATGGTGCAAGTGCAGTCGAGTTGGTTCCCGCTCTATGACCGTAATCCGCAAACTTTCGTGCCCAGCATCTTCTGGGCGAGACCGAAAGATTTTGTCAAAGCCACGCAGCGCGTTTATCACGCCCCAGGGCAGGCGAGCTTTATCGACCTGCCGATGGTAAGCGGATGGTAG